GGATGCACGTTACACCCTGGAAGCAAGATGTAGAATCCTGCGACAGAGTTGGCTTATTACAGGCAATGCCCGCCGGAGATGCTGAAAAGGATGCCAAAGGCGAACAATGGAAGCAGCGTGTCAACTTAATGCGCGATGCTATCATTTACAACCGGAATAACCCAAGTATTATTTTTTATGAGAGCGGCAATGAATCTATCAGCGAAGAGCATATGAAAGAAATGAAAGCCATCCGAAATCTATACGATCCCAACGGCGGACGCGCTATCGGCTCCCGTGAAATGCTCGACAGCAAAGAAGCTGAATATGGCGGGGAAATGCTTTACATTAATAAAAGTGCAGGAATCCCTTTATGGGCAACCGAATATTCAAGAGATGAAGGCCTTCGTAAATACTGGGACGAATTCTCTCCTCCTTTTCACAAAGAAGGTGCTGGTCCTCTATACCGCGATAAACCTGCTGAAGACTACAACCACAATCAGGACCGTCATGCCATCGAAAATATTACAAGGTGGTATGATTATTACAGGGAAAGACCCGGAACAGGAAAAAGAGTAAATTCGGGTGGTGTTAATATTATTTTTTCCGACTCCAATACCCATCATAGAGGCGAATCTAATTACAGGACCAGTGGCGAGCTAGATGCCATGCGTATTCCAAAAGACGGATTTTGGGCACATCAGGTAATGTGGGACGGCTGGGTTGATATCGAAAAACACCGTACTCACATTATGGGACACTGGAATTATGCTGATAAAGTGGTCAAAAACATTTACGTGGTTTCAACAGCCTCAAAAGTAGAACTTTTCATTAACGGAATCTCGCAGGGTTTTGGAAAACAAAGCAACCAGTTTCTCTTTACCTTTGAAAACATTGCTTTTAAAGAAGGTACTATAAAAGCGATTGGCTACAATGAAAAAGGAACTATTTTGAGTGAAGACTCCAAAATAACTGTTGGAAATCCAGAAGTAATCAGATTAAAATTAATTACGCAAAAACAGGGATTTTTGGCTGACGGTGCTGATGTAGCAATAGTTGATGTTGAAGTGATTGACAAAAACGGAAATCGCTGTCCAATCAGCAATGACATGATCGCTTTTTCTGTTGAAGGTCCGGTAACCTGGTTAGGTGGAATTGCACAGGGTCCAAAAAATTATATTCTTTCTAAAACGATTCCGGTTGAAAATGGCGTTAACAGAGTTATGCTACAATCTATGATAAAAAGTGGAAAAATAAAAATTTCGGCTACAGCCAAAGGATTAAAACCTGCAGAAGTGGCTTTTGAAAGTAAAACGATAAAGAATCAAAATGGACTTTCTACAGCAATTCCGGGTATTAATTTAGCGTCAAATTTAGAAAGAGGTCCTACTCCTAAAACACCATCATACACAATAAAAAGAAATCCTGTTGCTATAGTAAACGCTTCATCGCCTTCTAATAATAATGAGACATTTAAAAGTTATGATGATAACGAATTGACGGAATGGAAAAATGATGGGAATATAAAAAGTGGTTCCATAACGTATACATTGTCAAAACCTTCAATAGTGGATGAATGTGTAATTAAATTGACAGGATGGAGGTCTAAAATCTATCCAATTCGTATTTTAGCAGGTGATAAAGAAGTTTTCGAAGGAAATACAACGCAAAGTTTAGGCTATATCACTATTCCTTTAGAACCGGTTTTAGCTGATAAAATAACAATCGAACTCATCGGATCTAACACAGAAAAAGATGGATTCTCTAAAATTGTTGAAGTCGAAGCAAACAAAGATTTGGATTTATTTAAAGACCCAACAGCAGTAAATGCAAAAGGACAATTACGCATTGTAGAAATAGAATTTTATGAAAAAATCAAATAATTTAAACCGATTTAAGGCAGCCTTATTTTGTATTTCTTTAGGGATGAGTCTTTCTGTATTCTCACAAAAAAAGGAAATTCCGTTATGGGACAAAATTCCTGATGCGATTGAAAACAAAGAATATACAGAAAAAATAGTCACTAATAAAGATGGCATTGCTGTAGACGTACGCAAAGTAACAGTACCTACTCTGACAGCTTATTTTGCAGATCAGGAAAAATCAAACGGAACTTCCGTTATAATATGCCCCGGAGGTGCTTACGGAATGCTAGCCATTGACAAAGAAGGCTATAAAGTTGCCGAATGGCTTAACAGCTTAGGTATAAATGCTTTTGTTTTAAAATACCGATTGCCTAGCGATTTGATTATGAAAAACAAAACTGTCGGACCATTGCAGGATGCACAGGAAGCCGTTCGTCTGGTTAGAAGAAATGCAGTAAAATGGAAATTAGACCCTAACAAAATTGGTTTCATGGGATTTTCTGCCGGAGGTCATCTGGCAGCAACTTTAGCTACACATTATGACGATAAAGTTTATATTCCTTCTGATACAACAAGCGCAAAACCTAATTTCTCAATTTTGATTTATCCTGTAATATCTATGCAGGAAGGTATTACGCATCAGGGTTCTAAAGACAATCTACTAGGCAAAAATGTTCAGGGCGAAATAGTTGACAAATATTCTAATGAAAAACAGGTAACGGCTTCAACGCCCAAAACATTTTTGATTCATGCTACAGATGATAAAGCTGTGCCAGTAGAAAATAGTATCAATTATTACCTCGCTTTAAAAAAAGAAAAAGTCCCGGCAGAGATGCATTTATATGAAAACGGAGGTCATGGATTTGGTCTTGGCGTAAAAGGCACTAATGCATACTGGCCTGAAACCTGCAAAAAATGGCTGGCTGTTAACGATTATATTTTAAATTCTGATGGTTATGTATTCACTTATTTTAAGGGTAATGGCGAAGACGGACTGCATATGGCATACAGCGAAGACGGCTATAAATGGAATACTTTAAAAAATGATACCTCTTTTTTAACTCCTGAAGTTGGAAAAGATAAACTTATGCGTGATCCTTGTGTAATAAAAGACGGTGACGGCTTATATCACATGGTTTGGACTGTAAGCTGGACAGACAAAGGTATAGGTTATGCTTCCTCAAAAGATTTGATTCACTGGTCAAAACAGGAATTTATTCCGGTTATGGCACATGAAAACAAAGCAAGAAATACCTGGGCTCCGGAAATTACGTATGATGAAAAATCTAAAACTTATATGATTTACTGGGCCTCAACAATTGACGGAAAGTTTTTAGAAACCAAATCGGAAGAAGAAAAAGGATACAATCACAGAATTTATTACACAAAAACCAAAGATTTCAAAAAGTTCTCCAAAACCAAATTACTTTACGAACCTGGGTTTAATGTTATCGATGCTTCTATTGTAAAAACAGACAAAGGTTACACCATGTATTTAAAAGACGAAACCAAAGTACCGGTTCAGAAAAATTTAAAAGTAGCAACCAGTAAAAAACTCAAAGGTCCATACACAAAGGCAAGTGAACCTATTACAGGAAATTACTGGGCTGAAGGCCCTACTGCTATTCAAATAAACAATGAATGGATTGTATATTTTGATAAATACACTCAAAAGAAATATGGTGCCGTAAAACAAACCTCCAAAGGCTGGGAAGACATTTCTGATGAGGTTAGTTTTCCTAAAGGCACACGTCATGGAACTGTTTTGAAAGTTCCCTCAAAGGTAATTACTGAATTGAAAAAACTATAAGTTAAATATACCAATAACCTAATTGGGTTGTAAAATCTACTATTATAATTTGCTAAAAAACATTTTCATACTTTATTCCCATGTAATATATCATTACTTTATTATGTAGTAAAATAAATACAAATTATAACTTATTATATTTGTTAAAGTAATTTAAAATTCTATTTTTACAAAAAAAATCTTACTTAATAATTAATGTAAAAATAGTTATGGGACATTTTTCAGAACAGGTACATATCAGCATAGGGAGTTTTACCCAAAACGTCGTTTATCATAATTTAGAACTGTCACAAAAGATGGCCGATCACCATCATTTTTCTTTTGTATGGCAATACACAGGCAAGGCGATCATAAACCCCGCAGACCAGGCAAAGGCATTGCGAACCTATCTTGGCGATGAAGTTATCTTTACCTTTAAAAGCCTTACCGGAATAAGGTTGATGAGCAAAGGAATCATTACCGAGCTTTCATCAATAGACCTTCACGGCAGTGCCGAAGGATTGCATGTCAAAGGCATCAGCCACACTATTGTGCTGGACGATATGAAAAAGTCAAGAACCTATCAGCAAAGAGGCATGAATGATATCGTGCTCGATATTTTAGCAGAAGGACCGGGAGAATTCTATGAAAGGGATGCTATAAAATCGACTTACCTTCAGGAATTCAAATACCTGGCCCAGTACAATGAGACCAATTTTGATTTCTTGAAACGATTGGCCAGCCGATACGGGCAGTGGTTCTATTTTGATGGAATGCGGATGCAGTTCGGACAAACCAAAACCAGCAAAATAAAACTCATCAACGGGTCTTCGCTTCATGGTTTTAAAATCCAGACCAACATGGCTTCCCATAAAATTTCTTTGGGAGGGTATGATTACAATGGAGCATCCAACATTCGTAATGCCTCAGCAAGAACTTCATCAGGAAGCAAAGACAGTTTTTCTGCTGTAGTGGGACATAATCAGGGAACCGTTGCCCAAAACGATTTGAATAATGGAGCTTACACCACCAATGCCCAAAGCAGCGAAGAAATACAGGAAATGGTCAGACTGCAGACCGCAGGCAGCGACGCCAATAGTGTATATTACAGCGGAATATCTTATTTTCCGTTAGGACTTGGACAGGTTTTTAGTATCATAAACCAGACTGTAGAACACGAACTGATTGTGACAGAAGTAACACATGTTTCTCAGGTCCATGGAAACTATTCCTGTAATTTCAAGGCCATTCCGGCAGATGTTGCAGCCCCTCATTATACAGACGTACATGTATTTGCGAAAGCAGAAACACAGCCAGCAAAAGTAAAAGACAACAACGACCCGGAAGGATTGGGACGCGTAAAAGTACAATTCAACTGGGCAGGCGGAAACAATTCAAGTGATTGGCTTCGAATGATTCAGCCACATTCGGGTTCAGGAAAAGGATTTTACTTTATACCTGAAATTGACGAAGAAGTGCTGGTGGGCTTTGAAGGGAGCAATGCACAGAATCCGTATGTTTTGGGAACGCAATACAATGGAAATGCTACAAGCGGTTATGCAGACGGTCAGAATAATGTAAAAGCGATTCATACCAGAAGTGGACATATTCTAAAATTTACGGAAGACGAAAGTATCATTATCACAGATAAAATTGGTAATGAAATTCAGTTCGATACGATTGATGGAAATATCAATATTACGGCACCAAAAATCATAACCATGAATGCCTCTAATATTATTATGAATGCTTCTGAAAATATTACAACCACTGCAGGAATGAATATTACTGAAAGTGCAGGGGTTGATAAATCGACCTCTGTTGGAATGATGCATAGTACGATAGTTGGAGGTGATAGTTTATTAAATGTAACAGGAAGCCATTCAGAATATTTCGAAGGAGAATTACATTCGGAAACCAAAAAAGAGCGAAAAACCGTAAGTGAAGGTGAAATTGTTTCCCATACCACAGAAAAATACAAAATACATTCAGAAAAAGGAATAGAGAAAAACAGTAGTGAAAGTACCAATCAAAATTAATTCAAAACCATGGAAACTATTCACGGAATAACAATAATACAGAGAGAAGGTAGACTCCAAATGTTTTGCAATCATAAAAACCAAGCTGTCTATATAATAAATAACGATGAAGTAACCTATAAAGATCCGTTTGGCAATTCTATGTCAAACACATCCTGTCAAGTACAAATTAATGGGGAATCTTTTGAATTAAATCATCATGGTGAAGAGATCCGATTAAAAAACGGTACAACGATAATGCTATTGCCTAAAGAAGATATTCAGGATCTGGCCAACAAGACATTTTATGATGACGGGCAATTTAAAGTAATCGATTTTCTAACAAATACAATAACCTCAGAGTAAAAAGTATGTCAAGAACCAGATATGTAAAAGGTAAAATTACCGAGATCACTGGTGGTACTAACACCATATATGCCAAGAGCGGAATCAAATTTATTTCCGAAAAAAAAATCGAGATGTCTGCTCCGGAAACTACTTATGGAGAACCGGAAAAATATGTTCCCCCTCCTGTTAAAATTATAGAGAGCAACTATAAACTCAATAGTACATACGCACATGAACAATTAGTTTCCTTAGCTAAGCAATTGGATGAACTGCCATTTATGTTTTTTATGGTTGGGGTTTTTGGCAATGAAATTGAAGCCAGCGCCTTAAGCAAACTATACAGAGGTCTTAGTGATGGGACTATTAAAGTTCCTGAGATAGTCGTTACAAGAACTCCTATGAATGGAAGAAAAGCCAATTACAGTAACTATCAAAAAAAGATACTCGTATGGGAGCATTTTATAGATCTAGCAATAAAGGACAATGATGTGAGAGCAGAATTGATGGCTGCTTTGGTAGAAGAATATGGGCATCATATAGATAATTTATTAAGAACAGAGCTCGCAACCAATGGAATAAAAGATACCGATTATATAGACGAAGGTGCCAAGTTTGCCTACGCCTTGTTTAATTTTGATATTTTTAACGAAAAACAGCTTTGTTTTGCTACAGTAGAAACCTCAAATTTTGCAGGAGAACTTATAGTCGATTTTAGTGAGTTACATACAGAGCTAAAAGAATATGTAAACGAAG
The Flavobacterium flavigenum genome window above contains:
- a CDS encoding glycoside hydrolase family 2 protein, coding for MKKILFCLVLIFLNSGLFSQEFKREKYNFNSDWKLKTGDFQNAESPVFDDTNWRKVTLPHAYNQEEAFEKDIDHHTTGIVWYRKKFKLPKGVKDNKIFIEFEGIRQGGVIYVNGEKAGIHENGVMGFGFDISKMIKPFPAENTIALRIDNDWKYREIATNSTYQWNNMNFNANYGGIPKNVFLHITNKLYQTLPLYSNLKTTGVYVYPSDINIQEQTAIIHAESEIRNEFDTEKKVEYNVVIEDIEGKTIASFTGEKASLLPNETKIIKASKFINNLHFWSWGYGYLYTVKTILKVDGKVVDEVSTKTGFRKTAFKNGEIWLNDRVIQIKGYAQRTSNEWPAIGMSVPPWLSDFSNKLIVEGNGNLVRWMHVTPWKQDVESCDRVGLLQAMPAGDAEKDAKGEQWKQRVNLMRDAIIYNRNNPSIIFYESGNESISEEHMKEMKAIRNLYDPNGGRAIGSREMLDSKEAEYGGEMLYINKSAGIPLWATEYSRDEGLRKYWDEFSPPFHKEGAGPLYRDKPAEDYNHNQDRHAIENITRWYDYYRERPGTGKRVNSGGVNIIFSDSNTHHRGESNYRTSGELDAMRIPKDGFWAHQVMWDGWVDIEKHRTHIMGHWNYADKVVKNIYVVSTASKVELFINGISQGFGKQSNQFLFTFENIAFKEGTIKAIGYNEKGTILSEDSKITVGNPEVIRLKLITQKQGFLADGADVAIVDVEVIDKNGNRCPISNDMIAFSVEGPVTWLGGIAQGPKNYILSKTIPVENGVNRVMLQSMIKSGKIKISATAKGLKPAEVAFESKTIKNQNGLSTAIPGINLASNLERGPTPKTPSYTIKRNPVAIVNASSPSNNNETFKSYDDNELTEWKNDGNIKSGSITYTLSKPSIVDECVIKLTGWRSKIYPIRILAGDKEVFEGNTTQSLGYITIPLEPVLADKITIELIGSNTEKDGFSKIVEVEANKDLDLFKDPTAVNAKGQLRIVEIEFYEKIK
- a CDS encoding prolyl oligopeptidase family serine peptidase, yielding MKKSNNLNRFKAALFCISLGMSLSVFSQKKEIPLWDKIPDAIENKEYTEKIVTNKDGIAVDVRKVTVPTLTAYFADQEKSNGTSVIICPGGAYGMLAIDKEGYKVAEWLNSLGINAFVLKYRLPSDLIMKNKTVGPLQDAQEAVRLVRRNAVKWKLDPNKIGFMGFSAGGHLAATLATHYDDKVYIPSDTTSAKPNFSILIYPVISMQEGITHQGSKDNLLGKNVQGEIVDKYSNEKQVTASTPKTFLIHATDDKAVPVENSINYYLALKKEKVPAEMHLYENGGHGFGLGVKGTNAYWPETCKKWLAVNDYILNSDGYVFTYFKGNGEDGLHMAYSEDGYKWNTLKNDTSFLTPEVGKDKLMRDPCVIKDGDGLYHMVWTVSWTDKGIGYASSKDLIHWSKQEFIPVMAHENKARNTWAPEITYDEKSKTYMIYWASTIDGKFLETKSEEEKGYNHRIYYTKTKDFKKFSKTKLLYEPGFNVIDASIVKTDKGYTMYLKDETKVPVQKNLKVATSKKLKGPYTKASEPITGNYWAEGPTAIQINNEWIVYFDKYTQKKYGAVKQTSKGWEDISDEVSFPKGTRHGTVLKVPSKVITELKKL
- a CDS encoding type VI secretion system Vgr family protein is translated as MGHFSEQVHISIGSFTQNVVYHNLELSQKMADHHHFSFVWQYTGKAIINPADQAKALRTYLGDEVIFTFKSLTGIRLMSKGIITELSSIDLHGSAEGLHVKGISHTIVLDDMKKSRTYQQRGMNDIVLDILAEGPGEFYERDAIKSTYLQEFKYLAQYNETNFDFLKRLASRYGQWFYFDGMRMQFGQTKTSKIKLINGSSLHGFKIQTNMASHKISLGGYDYNGASNIRNASARTSSGSKDSFSAVVGHNQGTVAQNDLNNGAYTTNAQSSEEIQEMVRLQTAGSDANSVYYSGISYFPLGLGQVFSIINQTVEHELIVTEVTHVSQVHGNYSCNFKAIPADVAAPHYTDVHVFAKAETQPAKVKDNNDPEGLGRVKVQFNWAGGNNSSDWLRMIQPHSGSGKGFYFIPEIDEEVLVGFEGSNAQNPYVLGTQYNGNATSGYADGQNNVKAIHTRSGHILKFTEDESIIITDKIGNEIQFDTIDGNINITAPKIITMNASNIIMNASENITTTAGMNITESAGVDKSTSVGMMHSTIVGGDSLLNVTGSHSEYFEGELHSETKKERKTVSEGEIVSHTTEKYKIHSEKGIEKNSSESTNQN